From a region of the Coffea arabica cultivar ET-39 chromosome 3e, Coffea Arabica ET-39 HiFi, whole genome shotgun sequence genome:
- the LOC113737979 gene encoding gibberellin 20 oxidase 1-D-like, whose amino-acid sequence MSSAKNQLSSSPATNEAKGEQKSLVFDAPFLQNQSDIPYEFIWPDEEKPSLEPPPMLHVPCIDLNGFLSGNPVAVSTTTKLVKQACLEHGFFLVVNHGMDLQLLGAAHKCLDFFFDRPLQEKQRVQRKLGDHCGYASSFTNRFSSKLPWKETLSFRYCAEAQQAPNIVESYFLDAMGEDFRESGKVFQKYSEAMSSLSLKIMELLGTSLGVKAKHFREFFAENDSIMRLNYYPPCQKPDLTLGTGPHTDPTSLTILHQDHVGGLEVYVNGKWHSVPPDPEAFVVNIGDTFMALSNGIYKSCLHRAIVNSRTPRKSIAFFLCPKMDNVVSPPEELVSSDNPRMFPDFTWSELLEFTQKHYRADMKTLDAFAKWLICQRNAPKMAA is encoded by the exons ATGTCTAGTGCTAAAAATCAGTTATCATCATCCCCAGCAACAAATGAAGCTAAAGGtgaacaaaagtcacttgtcttTGATGCACCTTTTCTCCAAAACCAATCTGACATTCCCTATGAGTTCATATGGCCTGATGAGGAAAAGCCTAGTCTTGAACCTCCCCCAATgcttcatgtgccatgtatagATTTGAATGGCTTCCTCTCTGGGAACCCTGTCGCTGTCTCCACCACAACTAAGCTAGTAAAGCAAGCATGTCTTGAACATGGTTTCTTTCTTGTGGTTAATCATGGGATGGACTTGCAACTCCTAGGAGCAGCCCACAAGTGCTTGGATTTCTTCTTTGATAGGCCATTGCAAGAAAAGCAAAGAGTCCAGAGAAAGCTTGGAGATCATTGTGGTTATGCTAGCAGCTTCACTAATAGGTTCTCCTCCAAACTTCCATGGAAAGAAACACTCTCGTTTCGATATTGTGCTGAAGCTCAACAGGCCCCAAACATTGTTGAAAGCTACTTCTTGGATGCAATGGGTGAAGATTTTAGAGAATCTGG GAAGGTGTTCCAGAAGTATAGTGAAGCCATGAGTAGTCTATCTCTTAAAATTATGGAGCTTTTGGGAACCAGTCTTGGAGTAAAAGCGAAACATTTCAGAGAATTCTTTGCAGAAAATGATTCAATAATGAGATTAAACTACTATCCTCCATGCCAAAAACCTGATCTAACTCTTGGAACAGGTCCTCATACTGACCCTACATCCTTGACAATTCTTCATCAGGATCATGTTGGAGGCCTTGAAGTGTATGTCAATGGAAAATGGCACTCCGTTCCTCCTGACCCTGAGGCTTTCGTTGTCAATATTGGCGATACATTCATG GCTCTTTCAAATGGAATCTACAAAAGTTGCTTGCATAGGGCCATTGTGAACTCTCGAACTCCAAGAAAATCTATTGCATTTTTCCTGTGTCCCAAAATGGATAACGTTGTAAGCCCCCCAGAAGAATTGGTATCTTCTGATAATCCAAGGATGTTTCCAGATTTTACATGGTCAGAGCTGCTTGAATTCACTCAGAAACATTACAGAGCTGATATGAAAACCTTGGATGCTTTTGCGAAATGGCTGATATGCCAAAGGAATGCTCCAAAAATGGCTGCTTAA